In Nymphalis io chromosome 13, ilAglIoxx1.1, whole genome shotgun sequence, one genomic interval encodes:
- the LOC126772636 gene encoding E3 ubiquitin-protein ligase RNF181 — MADYYHEMGWRELGDGEQPNHLLHMARFLIDCGLYEDNFTGEWPRLPPAASKDAVKNLKEVVIEELTEKNCPICLKKFRINEKAKEMPCQHLFHEKCIITWLNQTNSCPFCRYELPTDDEGYEAFKKEKKRAEQRKEDIETLHNSMFS; from the exons ATGGCTGATTATTACCACGAGATGGGATGGAGAGAACTAGGGGATGGTGAGCAACCTAATCATCTACTTCATATGGCCAGGTTCTTGATTGATTGTGGCCTATACGAGGATAACTTTACAGGAGAATGGCCAAG ATTACCACCAGCTGCATCTAAAGATGCTGTTAAGAATTTAAAAGAAGTTGTGATAGAAGAACTTACTGAAAAGAACTGTCCAATATGCCTGAAGAAATTTCGCATTAATGAGAAAGCTAAGGAAATGCCATGCCAGCatttatttcatgaaaaatgtattataacatGGCTGAATCAG ACAAATTCTTGTCCATTTTGCCGTTATGAGTTACCAACAGATGATGAAGGTTATGAAGCAttcaaaaaagaaaagaagAGAGCAGAGCAAAGAAAGGAGGATATAGAGACTCTTCACAATTCCATGTTTAGTTGA
- the LOC126772619 gene encoding uncharacterized protein LOC126772619 produces MGSPQDYPSEMPSNANQRIPSRNDSFKVYNNQTINNQYSKLPFKVPGQLSNISDLNPIPFNIPITPTLSPDIRNVQSHPIFITPNPISPQPILSNTIDNYDYVPVANTSVPLTNRFKSLDQIKKNLNRKTQFETGNIFGVRKKQYRNRFHNWSNKQDLRLLLSSKKRKPESSNILSEDKSNNFHLISCDDNDEIWLETNLRTPRFHALLDISALKKLLRVENNFKVWYIVVDSNVLLRNINFLNILLNSDSQCCLMVPHIVMDEIQMATNSCLRTKAHRAAYFISQQVDANIAAIEEPNLEYNDNRDALMNCCAKLVNQGYEVVLLTDDVELHNLENTSSFLIFTVRQMKKILLKTNSCGSISNNSEELALKQKRNIKVTIPNDVNKKCFDHIQQNTDETDTILSHDACIDENSIPKDDPIQLTVEDSVQSNQIQKNTDDVAVQANSFELNAIHENNDRNVDTFSSSNNLKAKRIRLKRTLSNDINSSNNNRSKTWYKRRSQKSFTSSWCNSNVSENIQIDIDTMTEKSCQPNCQNSCGVSSLESIESFHHYSNHESSESSNVEARKNCRKGYIIDEKFASAKSNIHNMENDQSISKRSTEDQFCSESCDNGDENVMFEVTSKAMEDILKMKCDEWISRFVQIIEEVSTQVLQQDPPFILDTMLPPWTIYEATECIKRKFSYDNDTVDAANKLLNVLFEIGGLRGKIKIDINPNKYMEMYSYGVYLIDALQGLISNSEDLQIAAESLSKLLSDIQDSHLNPGNQDSFSDDHIHNQDTAVNISETKDQTCNDAEITDNVISDKDESVQTNESENIQKVSTTSPVRSTSRESRAGKYNSRSHRNKFLQEKRELPEKITFTRNNDVKSSFFKSLHLKNTFEINKDIETKATASANQDFNIEDRKDANSECNLEIVKETNEKIDSTSYKKDIFTNKAKIIINFVKFPVFEDKINNKSNLVYDSWTNKNDKNRSELECTENEQNDYEFLEDGYYCDNDYDYDYEFETIDAEEVSGENLDNDEEERHVNTGVEIHNINFKAIIQKIQHNIKETFSSVHGFCEKCYSTLSSDSGYFKKNDIQHLAKKTHSYLKDLCDALTSVLTRETSKSIHKMQELLKFEEFKDIIVEDGDLEGYRHFITQCIEQGSILKDSVKLIIEATRE; encoded by the exons ATGGGATCACCTCAAGATTACCCAAGTGAAATGCCTTCAAATGCTAATCAACGAATACCTTCCCGGAATGACTCATTTAAAGTGTATAATAATCAAACGATCAATAATCAATATTCAAAGCTACCATTTAAAGTTCCTGGTCAATTATCAAACATAAGTGACTTAAACCCCATACCATTTAATATACCCATTACTCCAACCCTTAGTCCTGACATACGGAATGTCCAATCTCACCCAATATTTATTACACCAAATCCTATAAGCCCACAACCCATATTAAGTAATACCATAGATAATTATGATTATGTGCCAGTAGCAAATACTTCAGTTCCTTTGACAAACCGTTTTAAAAGTCtagatcaaattaaaaaaaacttaaacaggAAAACCCAGTTTGAGACTGGAAATATATTTGGAGTCAGGAAAAAACAATACAGAAACAGATTTCATAATTGGAGTAATAAACAGGATTTGCGACTGCTTTTGTCATCTAAGAAACGAAAACCAGAGA GTAGTAACATTTTAAGTGAAGACAAAAGTAACAACTTTCATTTAATTTCTtgtgatgataatgatgagATATGGTTAGAG acAAATTTGAGAACTCCAAGGTTTCATGCATTATTAGATATATCTGCTTTAAAGAAACTCCTCCgagtagaaaataattttaaagtgtgGTATATTGTTGTTGATTCAAACGTCTtgctaagaaatataaattttttaaacatcttATTAAATTCAG ATTCTCAATGTTGTTTGATGGTTCCACATATTGTTATGGATGAAATACAAATGGCAACAAATTCTTGTCTTCGGACGAAAGCACACAGAGCtgcttattttatttctcaGCAAGTTGATGCAAATATTGCAGCAATTG AAGAACCGAATCtagaatataatgataatagagACGCTTTAATGAATTGCTGTGCAAAATTAGTTAATCAGGGCTATGAAGTG GTCCTTCTAACTGATGACGTAGAATtgcataatttagaaaatacttCCAGTTTTCTCATATTTACAGTTAGGCAAATGAAGAAAATATTGCTTAAAACCAACTCATGTGGCTCAATTAGTAATAATTCAGAGGAACtagcattaaaacaaaaaagaaatataaaagttacaatTCCAaacgatgtaaataaaaaatgttttgatcaTATTCAACAAAACACGGATGAAACTGATACAATATTGTCACATGACGCTTGTATTGATGAAAACAGTATACCTAAAGATGATCCTATACAATTAACAGTTGAAGATTCCGTTCAGTCAAATCAAATTCAAAAGAACACTGATGATGTAGCTGTTCAGGCAAATTCTTTTGAATTGAATGCAATACATGAAAATAATGACCGAAATGTAGATACCTTTTCTTCAAGCAATAATTTGAAAGCTAAAAGAATACGTTTGAAACGGACTTTGTCGAACGATATAAATTCATCTAATAACAACAGATCAAAAACATGGTATAAGCGTAGATCACAAAAAAGTTTCACAAGTTCTTGGTGCAATTCTAATGTAAGcgaaaatattcaaatagataTTGATACAATGACTGAAAAAAGTTGTCAGCCTAATTGTCAAAACTCATGTGGTGTGTCATCTCTGGAGTCCATTGAATCATTTCATCATTATAGTAACCATGAAAGTAGTGAATCGAGTAATGTTGAAGCTCGAAAAAACTGTAGAAAAGGTTATATAATTGATGAGAAATTTGCTTCGGCAAaatcaaatatacataatatggaAAATGATCAAAGTATATCAAAGAGATCAACCGAAGACCAGTTTTGCTCTGAAAGTTGCGACAATGGAGACGAAAATGTAATGTTTGAAGTAACCAGCAAGGCTATGGAAgatattttgaaaatgaaatgtGACGAGTGGATATCTCGATTTGTTCAAATAATAGAAGAAGTCAGTACTCAAGTCTTACAACAAGATCCACCCTTTATTCTAGATACAATGCTACCCCCGTGGACTATATATGAAGCAACAGAATGTATAAAACGTAAATTTTCTTACGATAATGATACAGTTGATGCggcaaataaactattaaatgtCTTATTCGAAATTGGCGGTTTGAGAG gaaaaattaaaatagatatcaaCCCCAATAAATACATGGAAATGTACAGCTATGGGGTGTATCTTATCGATGCCTTACAG GGGCTAATAAGTAATAGTGAAGACCTTCAGATCGCAGCCGAATCCCTATCAAAGCTACTGAGTGACATTCAAGACTCACACTTAAATCCCGGTAATCAAGATTCCTTTAGTGATGACCATATCCATAATCAAGATACGGCAGTCAATATTTCTGAAACTAAAGACCAAACGTGTAATG atGCAGAAATTACGGATAATGTAATTTCTGATAAAGATGAATCTGTCCAAACCAATGAAagtgaaaatattcaaaaagttAGTACTACAAGCCCTGTCAGATCAACGTCTCGTGAAAGCAGAGCAGGAAAATACAATTCAAGATCGCATAGAAATAAATTCCTGCAG gaAAAGAGAGAACTACCTGAGAAGATAACCTTCACACGAAACAACGATGTAAAATCTTCCTTTTTTAAgagtttacatttaaaaaatacattcgaaataaataaagatattgaaACTAAGGCTACAGCATCGGCCAATCAAGACTTTAACATTGAAGATAGGAAAGATGCAAATTCAGAATGTAATTTAGAAATTGTTAAAGAAACTAATGAAAAAATAGATTCTACTTCATataaaaaggatatttttactaataaagcaaaaattattataaattttgttaaattccCTGTATTtgaagacaaaataaataataaatctaatttagTCTATGATAGTTggacaaataaaaatgataaaaatcgaAGTGAATTGGAATGCACAGAAAATGAACAGAATGATTACGAGTTCTTGGAAGATGGATATTACTGTGATAACGATTATGACTATGATTACGAATTTGAAACAATTGACGCAGAAGAAGTATCCGGAGAGAATCTGGATAATGATGAGGAAGAACGACATGTAAATACCGGTGTGGAAAttcataatatcaattttaaagcTATCATTCAAAAGATACAACATAATATCAAAGAGACGTTTTCATCGGTTCATGGATTttg TGAAAAATGTTACTCTACATTGAGTTCCGATAGcggttattttaaaaagaacgaCATACAACATTTGGCAAAGAAGAcacattcatatttaaaagaCCTATGCGATGCATTAACTAG CGTATTAACCAGAGAAACAAGCAAATCCATTCACAAAATGCAGGAATTGTTGAAGTTTGAAGAATTCAAAGATATCATAGTCGAAGATGGAGATTTAGAAGGTTATAG gCATTTCATCACCCAGTGTATAGAACAAGGAAGCATTTTAAAAGATTCTGTAAAACTTATAATTGAAGCAACCAGAGAATAA